aggcagtggtggtggtggtggtggcggcggtggcggtGCCGGTGCCGGCTCGCTGTTCTCCAGCCTCCAGGAGCAGCACCTccagcagatgcagcagctgcagatgcTGCACCAGAAGCAGCTCCAGTCGGTGTTGCATCACGGTAACAACGCCGGGGCGTACGGTGGTGGGTACCCGGGCTCCCAGTGGGACTCTGAGGCTCCGGGACATTTAGACGGCAGCACTGGAGCCCAGACCTACGGGACACAAGACGAGACCCCGGCCCCTCCGGCCAGAGCACCCCCTGCTCCCAAGCCGGGTCACCAGCAGCCGCCTCCGCCGCCACCACAGCCGCACGTCGCCGAGCCACAACCGTGTCCTCCCCCTCCGGAGCCTCCGTCAGCAAAGCCCCCGGAGAATAACGATGGTTCCAAAGAGGCCAACAAGAAGGATGCGTCCATGACGGAAGACGACAAATCTTTAGCATTACAGGTATTGACTTACATCAGTTTATTTTGACACGTGTTGTGGTCACACCACTGTTTATTGTGATCAACGCCTCTTTGGTCTACATGCAGCCTCAAAGCACCTCAGCAAACGtgttgttattgattatttattacaAAAGCACAAAGTGTTGCATGGGCATTTAAACATGAATAGTGCTTGCTATGCTTGTCCCTGTCCTGCTTTGGTGACAGGATATGTCATTATtctttaaatcaaacatgtaATACTTGTCAAATATCTAAAAGTGGAGTTGCAGATCCTACAAATGCATAATCACCATTATATCTTGTAACTCTTTGTATTCAGAGCTATCATAACAAACCTTAGTCTAAACCCTCATTGTCAGTGGGAACTAGGAATGTGCTACACACATCTACAGGACTGGATCAGGACAGTAAGAGTTATTTTCTTCTGGTAGATTTTACAGCAGGGTGTCCCCCTTATAAATATCACTAAAATATAAATGCTCATTATATTAATTTGACATGATTTAAATcaggacaaattaaaaataattgacAAGATCTttgtattgatgatgatgatggaagaTGTGAGGAATCTTCTCTCCTTCAACGCATTGAGATCTGTGAAGAGGAGACCAGATAATCCAGTCCATCTGGGCTGTCACAAATTTGCACAGCCTGAAGTTGTGttactgaaaatgaaacagagtCATACATTCCAGCTTGTTAAAACTTTTGTACTATTTTGGTTGATAATTAATACAACATATAAGGAGAAGCTGTTCTCAGTAATAAGCATATTAGTTAGGAAAATATGAATTGAATTGAGCAGTATGGTCTTCTATTGTGTTTAATCTGTATGTCTATATGATATTACAGTAGAGTTTTATAATGTGAAGCATGTTTACAAAAGTAATTATCCTTTCATTACTGTAAACATTTAGTTACTGATCAGACCCTAAATGTCTTTCATTATTTGAATTCGAAATGATTCAGGGAAAATAATGGGGTGCagtggggtgtttttttttgtttttttttgtttttatagaccCCATCACAGTTTTATCCTGTTAAATTGAGAAGGCAGCTAATACATGGGGGAAATATTACACACTTCCACCCTCAACATTTGTCAAGTTTAGAAatgagaatttattttattgtcaaatgtttgtgtttttacttcataAACCTCTGGAAGTTACCAAACTAGGTATACAAAGAAAGGTGGTTCCTGATGTGCTTCTTCTAACACGTCTTTCTAATTGTTTCATCCAGGAACAACAGCAACGTTGGTACAAACAGCATCTTCAGAATCTACAGAAGTTGAAGCAAGAGAAAGCCAAACAGAATCAAAAAGAGGGTGATGGCTATGTGCCGCCACCCCCAGGTCACGCAgttcctcctccgcctccatcAGAACCCCCAAGAAACgcaccacctccacccccaccaAGAGATGATCCCccagcacctcctccaccacctgaCGAAACAAGGGTAAGCATTCCTAACATGTTAGAGGGGTGATTATATGAGAATGTCAGACTTGACGACTATAGTGAACCTCTCATTTTACAAATCAAAGAGTGTTTACAGGTCTTGGCTTTTATGgtagttttctggaagctggtgaaaggagaacttaggcagcagctgatgtcttatgcagaagattttaatgtagacttgatgcatcaagaaGACCAGAAGGTGCAACAATAAACAAACGTCATCAGGgcaacatgagcaattgtcacccccaagtctgaagatgtccccacagcatccccatatatcttccgctacttgcgtcacccattctaacagcatATCTATGAAAGGCTacaattgctgtcactctctatgttacatgtaggggttcgcatcctattggatagttaagtcttAATgtgcattcctaaatcacattgtgtccttatgtcttgccactggtgaagTACACAAAAGAGTTAGAGTTGGTGCCTCTCTTTCTGGGGGCATCTGcgttagatatgaaagtcctTAATTGTAGACACTGCAATGTTCTGTTGGTTGaccctttatctataacctcaCTTTGGGTACTgtttagagagagaagggagtatgtgtggaacTAGACTGCCACTATTCTCTTGATggtgtacagatataatgtgtaatatacactatatacataatatatatttggcatatacagtaatgtttaagtcaaaaattcctcaacattGGCGAATACTACTGCATATGTGAAAAAGGTTAAGGCCCACTGTGGCTCCAGAGAGAGtgctgaagtttttttttttttacattcttaCAACACATAGCAGTACTATAACTTATACTGTATAAATAATATCCATAGTAGTTGCTGTATTCCATAAACTGAACGATGCAACATATATAAttctgtaaaactgtaaatgagAATAGACGATTCTCAGATTAATTGGCCTTATTCATCATGGCTGTACCTCTACCAGCATTCAATTACAAAAAGACTCATCTGTTCCTGTGGTGAACTATTAAGGTAGTTTAGATTACATCTTGTATGTTTAGCATGTACCTTAACCTAACTaggatttgtttgtgtattggAACAAATTACCCCATATCAATAATTTTGTTGCTGTTAGTTGCTTTTATAACTCTTTTTCTGGCATTTTAAACTTAATACCAAACTCAACAGCCTTTAAAAACATACTCTGGCACATTCATTCTTTATTCCACTTCAATGGTGAATGCTTATAATGACTCCTAATTTATGTTATTGTCTCATATGCCCAGTGTAAGTtacaaaatttaaaatacattgtgCGTTACTCAAATAATTGAGGTTTAATACCCACACCAAAGGTACACTCTGAGTGATAGTGTAATATGTTCTCACTGTTGCCTACCTCCATCCTAAAAATGTGTTCTCCCTTCCATCTCAAACTGTAATGTCAAAAATATTCTTTGTGACTTTGAGGGCCACACTGTTTCATTCTTgccttgtttctttttcaaagcCTGAAGACCCACATGACCCAGTGGAGGCTGCCCGACTCCAGCAGTTACAGgttgcagcagcacagtggcAGCATGTGCAACAGCAGAGAGCAGGCTTACAATACCAGGCTCTTATGCAACAGcatgagaagctgcagcagatccTGGAGAAATACCAACAGCTGATTCAGCAACCAGCAGACCTTCAGGTAGACAAATGTGACAGCTTTCTTGCTGGTTGTTTTCCCTGGTATGGAGATGACCtttatggaaaataaaagatCAAAAGTCAGCATAGTATGTGTAGTAAACCAAAAAACAAGAGTATCTAGGAGGCGCAGACAATTTCAGTTACCTGCATGTGATCAATTAAATGtattctttccctttttccttcaTTGCAGTCAATGTCTCCTGAAATGCAGCTGAGGCACTATGAAATGCAACAACAGCAGTTCACCCCTTTATTTCAAGACTGGGATCGCTCATTTGTCCTGTGGTATGAGCAGTTCAAGACCTATCCCCACAAAGACCAACTGCAGGACTATGAGCACCAATGGAAGCAGTGGCAGGAGCAGATGAATGCCACCAATGCCCACCTTCAAGAAAGGGTGGCCGCTCTGACTGCCATGGTGCCGTTTGCCTCAGGCCAGTATAATAGTGGGATGATGGGACAATATGGCCAGTTCCCTGGACAAGACGTGAAAATGCAGCAACAGTCACTAAACGTGGGTATACAGCATTCTACAGGTGCTGTTGGTCCCAGAACTCAAGGTCCACTGCCTACTGGGTTTGGGCCACAACAGGAATCACCTGCTGGACCCCCTGTTAGAGGAATTGGCCCTGCAGGCATAGGGGTACAACCTTCAGGTCCCCCCACAATTCAACCACCAAGCTTCAACAGTGCACAAGGTCCACGGTTAGTAGGAATTGTTTTGCAACAATGTGATTTGctatttgtttaattaaaagttATAACAGTTGATGTATGGCTGTCAAATAGACTGCTCAAAGGAATTGTAACTGGCACTCAATATCAGTTAAAAGTATTGGCAGTTGCCATAACAgcatttatttctgttcatttatttctgttcattaCCTCATTTGGTTCTTCAGCTAACACACAAGTCCTTAGATTTGTTATCTTTCCTGATTAAGGTAGCACTTTTTACAAAGTCGGAAATGCTGTTTTATGTTCTTAAtcttttcttaaattttttGTTGTAACAACTTCAGATTTGACCAGCCACAGCAGCGCTTTGATGGTCCCCCGAGGTTCGACCAGCCACAGCAGCGCTCTGATGGTCCCCCGAGGTTCGACCAGCCACAGCAGCGCTCTGATGGTCCCCCGAGGTTCGACCAGCCACAGCAGCGCTCTGATGGTCCCCCGAGGTTCGACCAGCCACAGCAGCGCTCTGATGGTCCCCGAGTTCGACCAGCCACAGCAGCGCTCTGATGGTCCCCCGAGGTTCGACCAGCCACAGCAGCGCTCTGATGGTCCCCCGAGGTTCGACCAGCCACAGCAGCGCTCTGATGGTCCCCCGAGGTTCGACCAGCCACAGCAGCGCTCTGATGGTCCCCCGAGGTTCGACCAGCCACAGCAGCGCTCTGATGGTCCCCCAAGGTTCGACCAGCCACAGCAGCGCTCTGATGGTCCCCCAAGGTTCGACCAGCCACAGCAGCGCTTTGATGGTCCCCCAAGATTCAACCAACCACAGCACCGCTTTGATGGTCCCCCAAGGTTCAACCAACCACAGCAGCGTTTTGATGGTCCCCCAAGGTTCGACCAGCCACAGCAGCGCTTTGATGGTCCCCCAAGGTTTGACCAGCCACAGCAGCGTTTTGATGGTCCTCCACGGTTTGACCAGCCACGGCAGCAATTTGATGGTCCTCCCAGATTTGACCAACCACGGCAGCGCTTTAATGGTCCTCCCAGATTTGACCAACCACGGCAGCGCTTTGATGGTCCCCCTAGATTTGACCAACCTCGATTTGGGCAGCAGCCAAGGTTTGAGCAACCCCCTAGGAATCCTGGCCCTCCACCTCGTTTTGAGCGGCCACCTTTGCCCCAGCAAAAACCACAGCAAGGTACCCAACTTAAAGCAGAGATGGCCACTAAAACACCTGTTGGTGTGGACTCCAAGACAACTGAAAAATCAGATGTGCAACCACAATCGGAAAAAGAAAATAGCAAATCAAGGCCAGAGGGTAAGGCCAAAGGTGAAGACTTGACAGATGACAACTTGCTTGAAAATGAAGGTTTTTTTGTCCAAAATGACCCCATTCCTCAGAcattacagacaaacaaaaatattaaggAGTCAGATTCCACTAAATCGTCTGGTAATGGTGTAAATCCCGAACCTCTTAAAAACAAGCCTTCAGtaactgtttcttcttcttcttcttctactgtggCATCAAAAACTACTCCTCCTGATACACCCAGCAAATCAGAGGAAAAATTGGTAAACAACAAATCCCCAATGGTTCCAAAGCCCCCAGGAATCAAAAAGGAACCACAAGCTTCTGGCCAAATGCAGTCGAGACCAGAGCCTCCAAGACCTATCCCTGGGCGGGGACGAGGTCAGCCCCCATTGCCTGTTCAAGTGCCTGGACGTGGCCGCGGGCAGAGGGGCCGTGGAGAGTTTAGAGGAGCAAACACCGTCCCGCTAGGGGAGGAGATGGCAGAAATGTCCTATGACTACATGCCACCCGAAGAGGACTCCGGGATACCAGAAGATCAGGAACAAAGTCATTGGGAAGATCCCTCATACGAGGAGTTTGCTTGTGGGGATTCTGAGGTGCCTACTGAAGAAATGTGGATGCCAGAGGAAGATCACTTCCAAACAGAGGAAGATTATTATGAAGATTCAATAGGAGGACCGCCTATGGGGAGAGGAAGGCCCCCAATGATGAGAGGAAGGCCCCCGATGATGAGAGGAGGGCCCCAGATGATGAGAGGAGGCCCCCCAATGATGAGAGGTGGACCACCTATGGGTAGAGGAGGGCCCCCAATGATGAGAGGAGGCCCACCTATGGGTAGAGGTGGCCCTCATATGGGTAGAGGTGGACCACCTATGGGTAGAGGGGGTCCTCCGATGGGAAGAGGGGGTCCCCCAATGGGAAGAGGAGGACCACCCATGGGAAGAGGAGGACCATCCATGGGAAGAGGAGGACCACCTATGGGAAGAGGAGATCCAATGGACATGCACTGGGAAGGACCTGAATCAGCTGAGTACTCGGAGGAAGGGGACCCTTACTGGGGAGAAATGAGACCATTAATGAGAGGTATGAGACCCCCGTTTCCACCTGGCCGTGGTCGCCCTCCACGTGGTCATCCTGGTTTCTTGCACCAAGGACGAGGACGCCCCCCTCACCCACCACATGGGCCAATGGATCACGACCCGTTAGGCCACGGAATGGACACTGATGATCCTGAAACCGATGCAGCAGGACACCCCATGTACCATGGACATGACCCTCACAGCCATCCGATGCATCCTGatgtaggaagaggcagacgTGTGCCACCACCACACCACGAAATGATGGATCCTATGGAGGAGCATATGTATGATGAAGGAATGGATGGATGGCAACCACCACATGGCAGAGGACCTCCTCCGCCTCCACATGAGTTGATAGATAggggaggagtgaggaggagaccTATGGGTCGAGGAATGGGAAGAGGGATGTGGCGGCCAGGTCCAACGCATGGAGAATTTGAAGAGGGGTATAATAAGGGTTTCGTTGAGGATTATGGTCATGGGGAAGACAGATTTAGCTGGCGGCCACCACAGGACGGTCCTCCTAATGAATATGAGCATGAGGCCAAGTACTACGAGTCTGAATGGGACAGAGATCGTGCTCTACCTGAAAGGGACTTTCCCCCCCGCAGGCCTCCACCGGAGACCTTCAGGGATGGTCAGTGgccagaggaaagagaaagagaaaaaggtcCCCCATATCAATTTGATGAGCATGAACGGGGAAGAGGAGAACTTAGAATCCGTGAATACAGGGAAGAGCCACCATACCGCCAGGAGGAGCCCCCGTTCCAACCACCACCTTCATCTGAATGGGATAGACCTTCAAGACTCCTTCCACCACCAGAGAGAGGGTATCCACCTGAATATGAAGATCGCAGACCTCGCTATGATGAGCACAGGGAAGAGCTTTCTTTGGATAAACTTCCACCACCAGCCCCAACTGCACCTGTCACTAACCTACCAGAGAGCTCAGTTGAACCAGCATCAGGAGCGGCCGGCTCTAATGTACTTGCTCTCTCCCAACGCCAACATGAGATCATCTTGAAAGCTGCTCAAGAGCTTAAACTGATAAGGTAATTTGTATTATCGATTTAGACATAATATCCTAGGCTCATACAAGTTACCATTTGACTTAACCCTTGCAGCATATAGTCAAGCTAATTGCAGTATTATTAGCAaggtttttaaatattcagctctTTGATTTCTACCTCCACCCAAAAACTTCAAAGAGTTTAATTGACCCATCTTAATACACTGTAGTGATCAAAGCAGAAGGCTgttaagtgttttgtttttcttctgttgtgcCATTGGATTACATACTCTATGGTCATATGGATTTTAGTTAACTTAAAGGTGAGCTCATCTTCGATTCTTTTTTGGTTAACAGAGAACTGCAAGAGGGGAAGAACCCTGGTCCTGAACCCCAGCCTGCACCAACTGACATCTTGCCTGATCTTCCTGCTGGTCTCCTCGGTTTGGAGATCCCACCGGACGTCAGGAATGTTTTGAAGGTAAATAATAACACGCACGACTATCTTAGACTCATGCTAAATAGTGCATCGCTGTAAAACTTGCACATTGGTTATGCATGTAAAGACCACCGTGGCCTCAAGAGGACACTAGGCAGACCTTAACTTTCCATACGTCTTCACTCaaagtattttaattatatttctaCGTTGCCATCTTATAATTAAATGTTagatttatataaaaacaacattctcaTCCTCAGGGCATGAGTGCAGCTGCACTGACTGCTGCAACTGAACCTGTGTCTTGGGATTCAAAGCATTCTGCTAGAGATTACCAGCCAGCCCTCCCTGCTGCTCCCACAGCTTCAGTGATTCCAAAGACTGTGGAATATGGGCATGGACATGGTAAGAGCGGCAAAGGGgaacatgtttctttattgtAATTGATTAAACAGGCAcgttttccagacatttttgCTGATATTAACTCTCATTTCAGAGCCTGGTGCCACTGTTGAGCGGATGTCTTATGGTGAAAGAATTGTGCTAAGGCCTGACCCAGTGCAATCAGACAGGGGTTATGAAAAAGGTTAGTTTAAATACTGTAAAGCTTTTTCTAACTAATAGAGCTTCCTTCTGTAATTTCCTCTTCATTGATGAACTATTTCATTATCCTCCTAGAACCTCTTGGTCTCAGAGATCCTTATGGCAGAGACCCTTATTATGAAAGACGATCTGACCCTTACATGGACCGTCGGGAGTACAGTAGAGAGAGGGACCTGTACCGAGAAAAGCCTCCACCTGAATATGAAAGAGATAGATTTGAGAGGGAGCGCTATCCCCCAAGAGAAAGAGATGACAGGTAAAATGTTTCCTTCCATTTTCCCTTAAACTATAGGGAAGTTTGTTTCTTCCATACATATGTAATATCCTTTTCTGTGTGTCTATTTTTGAATTCAAGCACACACTCCATGGTTGATGAAAGGTACTATATCACATTGTGTCCCACATTGTGATTAGTAATTACTGTGTGCCAATTTGTTGAGGAAATGACACTTAGCACTGCTCTGTGCAGATCTCCACTGGCACCACATCTACGCTCCGGGTTCAGGGAGCGAGAGTGGGATCTTCGTGATCGTGACCGGAGTGGCAGTCGTGATCGAGATGAGCATTACGGAAGGCCTGGCTACGACAGACCTCCCTACGAGCGGGCCTCACTGGACCGCAGTGGGCCTGAGCGTTACAGTCATAGCTCATCACCTTACGGTATGTCCCATCCGGCATCAGTTATCAAAGGTGTATTCACATACCACCGCTGTGTTTGGTAGGATTTCATTACACAAGTTGCATGATAGAGGATATGTGTAGAAGcacatttgaaatttaaaaataaaataaagtttagtaTTGTAGTGGAATACCTGAACTGCAAATGATATCATACAGTGGAAAGAAGAAGTTATCCAGAGGACAGAGGGCCTTCCATTGCACCCCCtctaccaccaccacctcagCCCCCCCCACGAGTCGAGAAGAAGCCAGAAATCAAGAATATTGACGATATCCTCAAACCACCTGGCAGATTATCTCGACCTGAAAGGGTACATAGCATTTTTTGATGTAACTATATAATTTATTATCAGTTTACACAGTATTGAGTTTTCATCCAATATATTTATTCTAACAGATAGTCATCATAATGAGAGGGCTTCCAGGAAGTGGAAAAAGCCATGTCGCAAAGCTCATACGGGTGAGTGGACTTTTACCAGCAAATCAGCAATGTAATTATAATGTAACTGAACTTTAaccataaaatacaaaaagaacaagaaaagaaGTCATAGACTAAACCTAGCTCTTCAATCATGTTGACAATATTAAGGACAAGGAAGTCGACTGTGGTGGTGCCCCCCCGAGAGTTCTTGTTTTGGACGACTATTTCATGACGGAGGTTGAGAAAGTTGCGAAAGACCCAGACACGGGGAGGAGGGTCAAATCCAAGGTGAGTCTGGCAGACAACAAGTACAAAGTGCTTCTGAAGTTTACAATTTGATGgaaaaattaaatagaaatataatgtATTGCTGTTGTGAACATTATGTCAGATGTAACACAAAAATCTGTATTGCAGGCTCTTGAATATGAGTACGAGCCGGAGATGGAGGACACGTACAGGAGCAGCATGCTGAAGACTTTTAAGAAAACTCTGGATGACGGCTTTTTCCCCTTCATCATTTTAGACACTGTTAATGACAGAGTCAAACATTTTGATCAGTTCTGGAGTGCAGCCAAAACTAAAGGCTTTGAGGTGAGTTGTGTTcgtgaaagagaaaatattgtTCCAGTGTGCTCTGTTGCTTaagaagtgtttttcttttctttttttatataaaggTATATCTGTCTGAAATCACTGGAGACAATCAGACTTGCTCAAAGAG
This window of the Hippoglossus stenolepis isolate QCI-W04-F060 chromosome 20, HSTE1.2, whole genome shotgun sequence genome carries:
- the ylpm1 gene encoding YLP motif-containing protein 1, whose product is MYPSWGNYAGSHSQNYGGPGPRKPPGAAPAAAFGGFEAPSGGGGGGSGGGSGGGGGGGGGGAGAGSLFSSLQEQHLQQMQQLQMLHQKQLQSVLHHGNNAGAYGGGYPGSQWDSEAPGHLDGSTGAQTYGTQDETPAPPARAPPAPKPGHQQPPPPPPQPHVAEPQPCPPPPEPPSAKPPENNDGSKEANKKDASMTEDDKSLALQEQQQRWYKQHLQNLQKLKQEKAKQNQKEGDGYVPPPPGHAVPPPPPSEPPRNAPPPPPPRDDPPAPPPPPDETRPEDPHDPVEAARLQQLQVAAAQWQHVQQQRAGLQYQALMQQHEKLQQILEKYQQLIQQPADLQSMSPEMQLRHYEMQQQQFTPLFQDWDRSFVLWYEQFKTYPHKDQLQDYEHQWKQWQEQMNATNAHLQERVAALTAMVPFASGQYNSGMMGQYGQFPGQDVKMQQQSLNVGIQHSTGAVGPRTQGPLPTGFGPQQESPAGPPVRGIGPAGIGVQPSGPPTIQPPSFNSAQGPRLRSDGPPRFDQPQQRSDGPPRFDQPQQRFDGPPRFNQPQHRFDGPPRFNQPQQRFDGPPRFDQPQQRFDGPPRFDQPQQRFDGPPRFDQPRQQFDGPPRFDQPRQRFNGPPRFDQPRQRFDGPPRFDQPRFGQQPRFEQPPRNPGPPPRFERPPLPQQKPQQGTQLKAEMATKTPVGVDSKTTEKSDVQPQSEKENSKSRPEGKAKGEDLTDDNLLENEGFFVQNDPIPQTLQTNKNIKESDSTKSSGNGVNPEPLKNKPSVTVSSSSSSTVASKTTPPDTPSKSEEKLVNNKSPMVPKPPGIKKEPQASGQMQSRPEPPRPIPGRGRGQPPLPVQVPGRGRGQRGRGEFRGANTVPLGEEMAEMSYDYMPPEEDSGIPEDQEQSHWEDPSYEEFACGDSEVPTEEMWMPEEDHFQTEEDYYEDSIGGPPMGRGRPPMMRGRPPMMRGGPQMMRGGPPMMRGGPPMGRGGPPMMRGGPPMGRGGPHMGRGGPPMGRGGPPMGRGGPPMGRGGPPMGRGGPSMGRGGPPMGRGDPMDMHWEGPESAEYSEEGDPYWGEMRPLMRGMRPPFPPGRGRPPRGHPGFLHQGRGRPPHPPHGPMDHDPLGHGMDTDDPETDAAGHPMYHGHDPHSHPMHPDVGRGRRVPPPHHEMMDPMEEHMYDEGMDGWQPPHGRGPPPPPHELIDRGGVRRRPMGRGMGRGMWRPGPTHGEFEEGYNKGFVEDYGHGEDRFSWRPPQDGPPNEYEHEAKYYESEWDRDRALPERDFPPRRPPPETFRDGQWPEEREREKGPPYQFDEHERGRGELRIREYREEPPYRQEEPPFQPPPSSEWDRPSRLLPPPERGYPPEYEDRRPRYDEHREELSLDKLPPPAPTAPVTNLPESSVEPASGAAGSNVLALSQRQHEIILKAAQELKLIRELQEGKNPGPEPQPAPTDILPDLPAGLLGLEIPPDVRNVLKGMSAAALTAATEPVSWDSKHSARDYQPALPAAPTASVIPKTVEYGHGHEPGATVERMSYGERIVLRPDPVQSDRGYEKEPLGLRDPYGRDPYYERRSDPYMDRREYSRERDLYREKPPPEYERDRFERERYPPRERDDSTHSMVDERSPLAPHLRSGFREREWDLRDRDRSGSRDRDEHYGRPGYDRPPYERASLDRSGPERYSHSSSPYVERRSYPEDRGPSIAPPLPPPPQPPPRVEKKPEIKNIDDILKPPGRLSRPERIVIIMRGLPGSGKSHVAKLIRDKEVDCGGAPPRVLVLDDYFMTEVEKVAKDPDTGRRVKSKALEYEYEPEMEDTYRSSMLKTFKKTLDDGFFPFIILDTVNDRVKHFDQFWSAAKTKGFEVYLSEITGDNQTCSKRNVHGRSLKDITKMSNNWEPSPRHMVRLDVRSLLQDAAIEEVEMEDFNPDDEPKEPKREEEEEGDLGYIPKSKWEMDTSEAKLDKLDGLGSSGKRKREGEHASDLEDYLQLPDDYATRMSEPGKKRVRWADLEEQKEADRKRAIGFVVGQTDWERITDGSGQLAQRALNRTKYF